A section of the Candidatus Desulfarcum epimagneticum genome encodes:
- a CDS encoding hypothetical protein (Evidence 5 : Unknown function), with product MSSDDGILALDAGNDGAIQNADEIRFDGYARRAEEEGDVEKHDFNNDGVVDIRDFDTDGNGVVSDLEGLRYFDSDKNGVLDSADEQFDSFGVFSDFDNDGVTVSREFRTLSEMGITSINLSSDSIDRVQSGDANDN from the coding sequence GTGTCAAGCGATGACGGCATCCTGGCCCTGGACGCCGGGAATGACGGCGCGATCCAAAACGCCGATGAGATCCGGTTTGACGGATACGCCCGGCGGGCTGAAGAAGAAGGGGATGTGGAAAAGCATGATTTCAACAACGACGGCGTGGTGGACATCCGGGATTTTGACACCGACGGAAATGGTGTGGTCAGCGATCTTGAGGGACTGCGTTATTTTGACAGCGACAAGAACGGGGTCCTGGACAGCGCCGACGAACAGTTTGATTCTTTCGGGGTTTTCTCCGATTTTGACAATGACGGGGTCACAGTAAGCCGGGAGTTCAGAACCCTTTCCGAGATGGGTATCACATCCATCAATCTTTCTTCCGATTCGATTGACCGGGTCCAAAGCGGGGACGCCAATGATAATTAA